A window of Juglans regia cultivar Chandler chromosome 7, Walnut 2.0, whole genome shotgun sequence contains these coding sequences:
- the LOC108985183 gene encoding tryptophan N-monooxygenase CYP79A68-like, with amino-acid sequence MFYSFLFLITMGDVNLGYGSTEKIMLPMRLTLISAFLTMLIILFPLILFKWKPHGKTFKQTPALPPGPTPWPIVGNLPEMWRNKPAFRWILGLLESLNTEIACIRLGGVHVIPVTSPELAREFLKKHDIVFASRPLFLSSKYATRGFKSTALVPWGDQWKKMKKLVASEIINSKTTRWLLNKRTEEADNLVRFIYNQCKNAAIDGLPDDQSISGSVVDVRLVARHYCGNVIRKMIFNRRYFGKGKKDGGPGVEEEQHIESLFTILVHLNAFALSDYLPCLTALDLDGHGKIVSEAMKIVTSYEDPVVDERLRQWRDGEKTEAEDLLDAFILAKDSNGKAAFSVEEIKAQITELMLATVDNPSNCIEWTLAEMLNQPELLQKAVEEIDRVVGKKRWVEESDIPQLNYVKACAREGFRLHPIAPFNVPHVSMQDATVAGYFIPKGSHVILSRYGLGRNPRVWKEPLRFKPDRHLKKKEDGSSMADYQEVELAEHELRFISFSTGRRGCMGIALGSAMTVMLLARLLQGFSWSLPPNQEEIDLSETMDELFMAKPLHAHANPRLAASLYPA; translated from the exons ATGTTTTATTCCTTCCTATTCTTAATTACCATGGGGGACGTCAACCTTGGTTATGGCTCCACAGAAAAAATCATGTTGCCGATGCGTTTAACCTTGATCTCTGCCTTTCTTACCATGctcattattctttttcctctcaTATTATTCAAGTGGAAACCCCATGGAAAAACCTTCAAGCAAACTCCAGCGCTCCCACCAGGCCCAACTCCGTGGCCAATAGTTGGAAACCTCCCAGAAATGTGGAGGAATAAGCCAGCATTTCGGTGGATACTTGGCCTTCTGGAATCACTCAATACGGAAATCGCTTGTATACGTCTAGGTGGTGTTCATGTTATTCCGGTAACTTCACCGGAACTTGCCCGGGAGTTCTTGAAAAAACACGATATCGTGTTTGCATCAAGACCTCTTTTTTTGTCGAGTAAATATGCTACTCGCGGCTTTAAGTCGACAGCTTTGGTGCCGTGGGGAGATCaatggaagaagatgaaaaagttggtGGCTTCTGAGATAATTAACTCAAAAACAACTCGGTGGCTACTCAATAAAAGGACCGAAGAAGCTGATAATCTTGTTCGTTTCATTTATAATCAATGTAAGAATGCTGCGATTGACGGCCTTCCTGATGATCAGTCAATTAGTGGTTCAGTTGTGGACGTGAGACTTGTTGCACGTCATTACTGTGGAAATGTCATTCGGAAGATGATATTCAACAGAAGGTACTTTGGCAAAGGAAAGAAGGATGGAGGACCTGGAGTTGAGGAAGAACAACACATTGAATCACTTTTCACCATACTCGTCCATCTTAATGCATTTGCTTTATCGGATTACTTGCCATGCTTAACAGCACTAGATTTAGATGGTCATGGGAAGATTGTAAGTGAGGCTATGAAGATCGTTACGAGTTATGAAGATCCGGTCGTCGATGAGAGACTACGGCAATGGAGAGACGGGGAGAAGACGGAGGCCGAGGACTTGCTCGACGCTTTCATCTTGGCAAAGGATTCGAATGGGAAGGCAGCTTTTTCTGTGGAAGAGATCAAAGCTCAAATCACG GAACTGATGCTTGCAACAGTGGATAATCCTTCCAACTGCATAGAGTGGACACTGGCTGAAATGCTCAACCAACCGGAGCTCCTCCAAAAAGCTGTTGAAGAAATTGACAGGGTAGTGGGAAAGAAAAGATGGGTTGAAGAATCCGATATTCCACAGCTGAATTATGTCAAGGCTTGTGCAAGGGAAGGTTTCCGGCTTCACCCAATTGCACCATTTAACGTCCCCCATGTCTCAATGCAAGACGCGACTGTGGCTGGCTATTTCATCCCGAAAGGAAGTCATGTCATCTTGAGCCGATATGGTCTCGGCCGCAACCCTCGCGTTTGGAAAGAACCCTTGAGGTTCAAACCAGATCGACATCTGAAGAAGAAGGAGGATGGATCGTCGATGGCCGATTATCAGGAGGTGGAACTTGCAGAGCATGAGCTGCGCTTCATTTCGTTCAGTACGGGAAGGCGAGGTTGCATGGGCATCGCGCTCGGCTCTGCCATGACTGTGATGCTTTTGGCTAGGCTACTTCAAGGATTTTCATGGAGTTTGCCACCAAACCAAGAGGAGATTGACCTCTCTGAGACCATGGATGAACTTTTCATGGCCAAACCCTTACATGCACATGCAAACCCACGTCTGGCGGCTTCACTTTATCCCGCTTAA